TGCCTTGATATCTTTCTTAACCCTAGCCGAGGCAACTTTGCGACGCAACTTAATCATAAGCTCCGGTTTACCTCTCACAAAGTATTGCTCATGTCCGAATTCCAAGTGCTCAGACCCCTCAATTCTTACAAATCCCTaccaaccaaccaaccaaccaacAAGAAACTCAGAtatcaaaaccccaaaaactCGGTgagaacaaattaaaaataagctTACATGGGATTCAAGATCGCTGATAAACTGTGACAACTTGTTGCGGAAGAATCTCGAAAGAATCTTTTCGACTAGTTCTTTCGGATCCCAGATGACGAAACTCTTGTTGCTTTTGCTCCATGAGATTATTGAATCCAGCGATGGATCATCAACCACCTCATATACACCTGCGTAAAACTGAGACATCCCCATCCACGGCATCGCTCTTCAAACCTCGCAAATTAATCCCAGATCTGGAGACCAACCCTAATATCAAGCGACGGATTCGTGTATCAATCTTTCTTATATATAGCTCATGATCATTGGGCTTTTACAGTATAAAATATGCAAACCttaaactattaattatatttttgttcgtAAATAtcgaatataatataaattgatttactttaaaaataataataataatccagATATCTCATCTGAATGGTATAATTCAAACAATCCAAATTTACTTCATATTTTATCCAAGTAGATATTTAAccaatatacaatatttttatgtgaatcgaactaaaatttaaaagacttGAACCGAGTTTTATTCGTAAGCAAAAACAAACGAAatctaaaataaacaaaatcgagaccaaatcaaaaatcaaataacCACCACACATATATAATCATCATTCTTTCGATGGTCGGACCTGATAAGTTGGCTAATGGAAGCATAGCCGAGAGGAAAAAGACTGCCCCGTCTATTAGCTTCTCAGGCTGTATTTTATTGCATTTGGAAGCAACATAACAACATGCTCCACAATGACATTTCCATCTCCACAATAACATTTCCATTGTTCCTCTTGCTATCTTTAATAAGGAAATAAACAGATTGATCACCGTTATCGTTTTATACGATTGATTCAAATTTATACGAAAAAACCAGTCTTCGATagttttatcgtaaagtttcaatagAACTCCAATCGAGACAAAACAAGGGACAGTTCAATCAAGACCGAAGGAAGAGCTAAGAGCTAGTTAATTGGGACTGATCAAACTCGCCATCAGGCGAATTGGATTAGGTTGATCCAACTCGCCTAATGGCGAGAGGTACGAGGTCGATCCAACTGCGAGGTTGGCCGCATGCTAATGCGCTCGTTTTTGTTACTCTAGAGTTTTCTACTTAAGAATTTTCtgtaattatttcaaaaaaaattctttaagagATGCAATCTTGGACGTTTATTTTCAGATTACTGTTTTTGACCTCAACAGATTAGTGGGGCCTTTTAGAGAGAACCTTGCAAAAAGAACTCGTATAAAACCATCAAGCAAAGTAGTCTTACTCCTGGTGAGTATAATATCGTCAGCATACACTAAGATGTACAAGATATGATATCCGTGAATGTAGATAAAAACTGAGGTGTCATCTAGAGAATTGTGAACACACCCATCTGCGTTAGATACGTCTTAAGTTCTTGGTACCAAGCAAGCTCTTGGAGCTTGTTTCAGACCATACACAGCTTTCTTGAGTCTGCACACATGATGAAAAACTATCTAGAACCACGAAACCACGAGGTTGAGAAACATAAACTTCATTAGTGAGAATGCCCTGGAGAAACGCATTGTTGATATCAAGTTGCATGGTTTTCTCGTTAAAAAGGCTATTTAAGATAATTCCCCTACAAAAATTTTTCTTCCACACCCGCTGCCGCCTGGCCCCCATTAGAGGGGAAGGGTAAGATTAGCAAAGCAAAAAAGAAGGTTACAAATATAGCGAGATGATGGGCGTAGTGGGAAAATATTAGgagtttttatattaaaattaatatatagaaattagTTAACACACTAGACTGttcttctttttaaatttttttgcattttggatcatttttaaattgtaaataagtgtaatgtgtcagaaatttgtTGGTTATGTGActtgtgttttaatatataaagaatttataacctcatttacatatattttgtcTCCTCCATACTATAATCTTCATTAAGAATATGAaatagtttcttatatattgaaaatgtGAATAAACATTGTAGTTTTTATAGACCATTTTGTTACTACAAACACTAACATACATTAGTGTACAGCTATAGTATTACATAAATGTAGTTTTGTAACTTGCTTAAATATTCAAGAAAGGTTTACTGTTTCATttatgttgtaaaaaaaaaagtttatcaaaatttaaatttatatctttaaggcataaaatcataactataaaccctaaaacataacCCCAAACGctatatttaatttacaaaattcaaattcaCCTTcagtatattttgtttttcaccAATCCAAAATCGATTTCacctatatttattatattatttttttgactaaCCCTTTTTAGAACTTATCACTCTaactaaattttagtttatttactATTTCCCCAATTCATTTAttcttttagatatatatatatatatatatataggtttcATTTATAAACGATTTGCATAATTTATGAGGATATTCCTAAGAAGAAAATCcttaatgattaattttattgagtcaaggatttgatgttttaattttgaaaagatTAAAAAAGAATCACTAAAATATCTacttacaaaaaattatatttttaccattacatttatttaacttcctactattttttaaatataaaatatatatttactagcCTAAcacattatttaaatattttcaaaaataaaatctaaaaaaatattcttaagtatctttttctaaaattaaattttaacaatatatttttatttacaatgaaaatatttatttatttttaatagtaaaattcGTATTTAGTATTAACTATTGttataaatgaatataaattCCTTTTTATAGAATAAGAAATAACatttctataaaatttatatatacataattcatattcatattcatAATTAGATTACTGCACCaattagtaaatatacaataaattaatacatttattaattggtttataaattataaaataaataattacatatatagaatatatgataataaattttagaacatattttaatattaaaataaaagatttaaaatagtaaataattatttaatataaatatgtgaagtctaatattaaaatataatttactatttggatttgataaaaataaaatactgaaTTTAGTTGCTACTAATATTATTTAGTTGATACTAATATTAtttaggggtttttgccaaaactaacctacaacttgattttaatcccaaacctatacccaaacttgaatcaaatgcaaaactaacctaaaagcctagtgaaattacagctcagccccttgtgacgaaacaaaaaaatagaagccatttttacgaatatagccccagtaaatcgtctgagtcgtctgagatgttggaagtcgtctggacgactgaagtgtaagtcgtctggtaccagtttattttaaaaataatttataaatcttaaaaaaaatattttgatgtcgacaaaaaaaaaaaaaaaaaaaaaaaaatattttgatgcgtaaaaaataaaaatcaagtaattataaacagttttaactgatataaattaagatatgataaaattgatttgttttgaagatagatgagtggaagtagtgaatcatgaaatactttggtttaggaatttggcaaacatatgttgtagtattgtatgtattgttagggttacattttggaaaactaaaatgttttttttcaaaaattagttttcacctatatgtgtttatttctgtgtatagtaaacacttttcaagtttgatttggttttatgaagtgtttaattagataattaagtttaggggttatgtttagggtgtggacgacttatatttcagtcgtctgttgaataatttacccggacgatgtatatttcagtcgtccacatcgtaccgaaccttatattttaccaatgtacgttttaacctaaccggatcattttactcggacgacttacatttcattcgtctggtgaagaaattaaaacagacgacttacatgtaagtcgtccaaatatttccgcctaaattttttttaaataattattttcccgcttaaataatttaaaccaaacgacttacttgtaagtcgtctggaaagtcttctattttagtttcccgctaaaaatatttaatttcccgctaaaaatattaaactcttctggacgacttacatgtaagtcgtctgttttaatttcttcaccagacgactgaaatgtaagtcgtccaggaagtcgtctgagtcaaaaatatttaacctaattggattttttgtctccctatataaagaaaaatttacacattctctctcctcctctgaaatggctgcaacaaaaatgtaatgttcatcattctaaaactctccaacctctctctgatctctttgacttgagaacaccaaactttatatgaatttttcagttttgtctcatatatttcttactaatctatctcttttgcaggtttttaatcaaatggtactcatcttccattaatttagaggtagatctattaattttagatatgtatttttgtgtgttctataaatgtagatttatctaatcttccactcattttctctatttttaagtcattttaaCGTTTTTGGAaatgcagatttttcagatctggatttgatgtgcaggtttttcagatctgaaaaacttctgggacgacttacctgttagtcgtctggaagtcgtctggaagtcgtctggaagtcgtctggacttcttggaagtcttctgacaaagtcgtctggacttccaggaagtcgtctcgacttcctggaagtcgtctggacttcctggaagtcgtctggacttctaggaagtcgtctggatttttctgagcgttttggtaagttcttatgtctgatttttcttcatttggtaacttcttgttgtataaagtttttacttttttcccaaactaaaactctccaaatctactataatctctttgacttgaaaacaccaaactttatatgaatttttcaattttgtctcatgtctttcttactaatctatttttttttgcaggtttttaattagatggtactcatcttccactaatttaaaggtagatctattatttttagatatgtatttttgtgtgttctgtaaaggtagatttatctaatcttccactcatttttttctgtttttaagccatttgaacgtttttgaatatgcaggtttttcagatctggatttaatatgcaggtttttcagatctggaagacttttgggacgacttacgtgttagtcatctggaagtcgtctggaagtcgtctggaagtcgtctggacttcctaaaagtcgtctggacttcttgtaaagtcgtctggaagtcgtctgaacttcctaaaagtcttctgacaaaatcgtctgaacttcctggaagtcgtctggacttcttagaagtcgtctggacttcttaaaagtcgtctggtcttgtctactcaagtggaatccaagcttgtctttgtagatgaatgatctataatagttttgtttgtggtctg
The Brassica napus cultivar Da-Ae chromosome A1, Da-Ae, whole genome shotgun sequence DNA segment above includes these coding regions:
- the LOC106398510 gene encoding heat stress transcription factor A-4a; translation: MPWMGMSQFYAGVYEVVDDPSLDSIISWSKSNKSFVIWDPKELVEKILSRFFRNKLSQFISDLESHGFVRIEGSEHLEFGHEQYFVRGKPELMIKLRRKVASARVKKDIKAAKEAEKNGSVGDQPPIRKMSLKDALIRFDQIMRPSKKSSKKAKAKTPLETIDE